The Salinirubellus salinus genome segment CCGCCGCGGAGCGCCCAGAACAGGTCCTCGTTCTCGGACGCGCTGGCGCGGACGAGGTCGCCGTCGGCGGTCACCACGTCGGCCGACCGGAGATTGTCGCAGGTCAGGCCGTACCTGCGGCTGAGCCAGCCGACACCGCCACCGAGTGTGAGTCCCGCCACGCCGATGTTCGGGTCCTGGCCGCCGGGGACGGCGAGGCCGAACGCGCCCGTCTCGTGGTCCACGTCGCCCCACGTCGCCCCGGGACCGACCCACGCCCGTTCGCGGTCCGGGTCGACCCGGACCCAGTCCATCGGCCGGAGGTCCAGCGTGAGGCCGCCGTCCGCGAGGGCGCTCCCGGAGACGTGGTGGCCGCCGCTCCGGACCGAGAACGGCAGAGAGGAATCGCGTGCGACCTCGACACCCGTGAGAACGTCCGCGGCGCCACGACAGCGGAGGACGGCCGCCGGGCGCTTCTCGACCCGGGCGTTCCAGAGCGTACACGCCTCGGCGTACCCCTCGTCGCCCGGTTCGAGGAGCGCGCCACGGGTCCGGTCGCGGAGGCGTGTGAGGTCCATCCCCGACTCAGAACAGCCCGGAGATGGTGCCGTCCGCGTCGATGTCCATGTTCGCCGCGGCGGGTTCGCTCGGGAGGCCCGGGAGCGTCAGCACGTCACCCGTCAGCGCGACGAGGAAGCCGGCGCCGGCCGAGGGGTACACCTCCGTCACCTCCAGCGTCCAGTCGTCCGGCGCGCCCTTCTTGCTCGGGTCGTCGCTGAGCGAGTGGAACGTCTTGGACATGCAGATGGGCACGTCGTCGAAGCCGTGGTCGGTCAGGCGCTCGATGTCGTCCTCGGCGCTCCCGTGGTACTCCACGCCGTCGGCCCCGTAGATCTCCGTGGCGATGGTCTCGATCTTCTGCTTGATGGGGACGTCGAGGTCGTAGAGCGGCGTGAAGTCCGAGGGCGTCTCGGCCGCGTCCACGACCTGCTCGGCCAGCTCGACGCCGCCCTCGCCGCCGTCGCTGAACACGTTCGACTCGGCGGCACGGATCCCGAGGTCCTTGCAGTGGTCGATGACTGCCTGCACCTCCGCGTCGGTGTCCCCGGGGAAGCGGTTCACCGCGACGACGACCGGGACGCCGAACTTCTGGAGGTTCCGGACGTGCTTGTCGAGGTTCGCCAGCCCGCGCCGGACCATCCCGACGTCCTCCGCCTCGAGTTCGTCGAGGTCCGGCGGCCACATCTCCTGCCCGTGGTACTTGAGCGCCCGGACGGAGGCGACGAGCGTCACCGCGTCGGGTTCCATCTCGCCGAACCGGCAGACGATGTTCATGAACTTCTCGGCCCCGAGGTCGGAGCCGAACCCGGCCTCGGTGACGAGGTACTCGGAGAGGCTAGAGGCGAGTTCGTCCGCCATCAGCGAGTTCGTGCCGTGGGCGATGTTGGCGAACGGGCCGCCGTGGACGAACGCCGGGGTCCCCTCGATGGTCTGGACGACGTTCGGCTTCAGCGCGTCGCGCAGGAGGATGGTCACCGGCCCGGTCGCGTCGATGTCGTCGGCCGTGACGGGTTCGCCGTCCTCGTCGTAGGCGACGATGATGCGCGAGACGCGCTCTTTCAGGTCCTGCAGGCTGTCGGCGAGACAGAGCACCGCCATCATCTCCGAGGCGGCGGTGAGGATGAACCCGTCCTCGCGGGGGATGCCGGTCACGTCCCCGCCGAGGCCCACCACCGTCTCGCGTAGCACCCGGTCGTTCATGTCGATGGCGCGGGGCCAGTTGACCCAGTTGACCGCGATGTCGAGCTCGTTGCCCTGCTTGATGTGGTTGTCCAGCATCGTCGAGACGAGGTTGTGTGCCGAGGTGAGCGCGTGGAGGTCACCCGTGAAGTGGAGGTTGATGTCCTCCATCGGGAGTACCTGCGACCACCCGCCGCCCGCGGCACCACCCTTCACGCCGAACACCGGGCCGAGCGACGGCTCGCGGATGGCGATGAGGGCGTCCTTGTCGATGTGGTTGAACGCCTGACCGAGCCCGACCGTCGTCACCGTCTTCCCCTCGCCCAGCGGTGTCGGGGTCATCCCGGTGACGAGGACGAGCTTCCCGTCGTCCTCCTTCTCCGCCGTCGCCCGCTCGATGGCGTCGAGTTTCACCTTCGCCTTGTACTCCCCCTGGAGCTCCAGGTCCTCGCGGTCGAGGCCGAACGGTTCGACCACGTCCGCGATGTGGCGCTTCTCGACTGACTGTGCGATCTCGTAGTCGTTCGGTATCGAGGAACCGCTCTCGTCTGGGGGTGACATGTCCCGACGTTCCGGAGACGCGGTTATCAATGCTCGCGTACACATCAGCAGTCGGTGAGGTCGTGGTTCGTCGCCTCGGCGTTCCTGACCGGTCTCGTGGCCCGTTCGGCGAGGGATGGGTGGCTATCACGGGCCTGACGGGTGGTGGACGCCCGCCGCGTGCCGGTCGCGGCGCTGGCCCCATCCTGACAGTGAAATGGTAGAGCGTGGAGTCCGGTGCGCTGGTGGTCGTCGTCTGCCCCCGGCTCCCTTCGCTCGGTCAGTCTCCGCCGTGCTCGGCGACGTAGGCCGCGAGTTCCCGTTCGGCGTCGGCGTCCATCGGGGGACGCTCGTAAGCCGCGAGCCGCCGCTCGACCCGTTCGTGGGCCTGTTCGAACGCCGACTTCCCGCCGTCGTCGGCCCAGTCGCGGTGCGCGCGCTTGTCGACGAACGCCGACCGGAAGAAGCCGCTCTCGCCGCCCGCCGCCGAACCGGCCGCGCCGACGAAGTGGCCGGCCGGGTCCGTCCCCCCGATGCGTTCCAGGTCGAGGTGTGCCTCGTCCACGGCGAACCCCTCGCGGAACCGGTCGAGACACCGCATCGCCTCGCAGTCGAGGACGAACTTCTCGGGCGAGATGGTGGAGTACGACTCGAGGATGCCGGCCGCGTTGAGGACGAAGTCGATGCCGGCGAAGTCGGTCACCGTCTGGAGGAACATCGACTCGAAGCCGCTCTGGTGGTCGACGGACTTCGCGTCCGAGAGGCCGCCGCCGGCCCGGGACGGGAGGCCGTAGAACGTGGCGAGTCGCGCGGCGGCGGCGACGAACAGCGCGGACTCCGGCGTGCCGATGGAGAGCGAGCCGTACCGGGGGTCAACGGTCGCCGTCGGCACGCCGTAGACGACGGGCGTGCCGGGGTTGACCAGTTGCGTGAGCGTGATGGCGAGGAGGTTCTCGGCGTTGGCCTGCGCCAGCGACGCCGCGAGCGTCGGCGGCCCGGACGCCCCGGCGACGGTGAACGAGGAGACGATGGGGGGCTGCCCGTGCTCCGCGTACGTCAGGAGGCCACCGAGCATCTCGCGTTCGAGGCTCCGGGGCGGGACCGTGTTGACCAGCCCGGCCACGTAGGGCCGTGCGAGCTCCGGGTCGCCCGTGGCGATACCGACCATCTCCATGCAGGCACGGGCGCGTTCCTCTCCGTAGGTGGGACCCATCACCGGCTTGTCCGTGAGCGTCAGCGCCCGCTCCAGCATCTCGTAGTGTCCCGTCGCCTCGTCGATCGCCGGCGGCTCGCAGACCCGATAGCCCGTACAGCCGATGGCCGTCTCGACCTGCGCGAGCTTCACGAGCCGCTCGTAGTCAGCGCGCGTGGCCGGACGCCGGCCCTCCGCGTACGTCCGGACGTTCGGGGGACCGTAGCCCGGCGTGCGGACCGGCGGGCCGTCTCCGCCGACGACGACGTCGTTGGCCGGGTTCCGCGCGTGGAGGGTGAACGACGAGGGGGCGGCTCGGACGGCGTCCTCGACGACCTCGCGGGGGACGGTGACCACGTCCCGCTCGTCGACGTGGCCGCCGTGGCTCTCGAGCAGCGAGCGGGCACGCTCGTGGCCGAGCTTGACGCCGAACTCCTCGAGGATGCGCATGGACGCTTCGTGGATGGCCGTACACTCCTCCTCGTCGAGTCGGTCGAGCGACGGCAGGCCGGTGGCCGTCCCGTCGTGATCCATGCCCCAACAGTACCCCCATTCGCCGGATAAGGGTTCGCGTCGGCACACCGTTCTGCCGAGGCGAACCGGCCGCTGTCGGGCGGTCGTGGGCCGTCGGTGACCGGCCGTCCTCCCGTGCGCGTCCGCGCGTTCCTCCACCTGCACGTGGGCTGAGTGGTTGTGCTTCGACACCCCCCGAATCCGGGATTTAATACGCTGTCTGTCACAACGTCTCGGAGTCATGGAGTACCACGAGGCGGTGAACCGTCTGGAGCGACTACGGCGGCTCCGGCCGAAACTGGGGGTGGGGACCACCGCCTCCCTGCTGGAGACGCTGGGGGACCCACAGGAGGGCCTCCCGGCGGTGCAGGTCGCCGGGTCCAACGGGAAGGGGAGCACCGCGCGAACGCTGGAGCGCGTCCTGCGCGAGGCGGGGCTGACCGTCGGGCTCTACACCTCGCCGGACCTGAACGACCTGCGCGAGCGCATCCGCGTGCGAGGCCAGAAGATACCGAAACACGAGGTGTCGCGGTTCGTCGAGGTGGCGTGGCCGGAGATCGTCGACCGGTCGGTCGAGGGCGACGAACCGACGTTCTTCGAGACGTTCACCGCGCTGGCGCTCTGGCGCTTCGACCGCTCGGACGTGGACGTGGCCGTCCTCGAGGTGGGCATCGGCGGGCGCTACGACGCGACGAGCGTCGTCGACCCGGTGGCCAGCGCCGTCACCAGCGTCAGCCTCGAACACACCGAGATCCTCGGGGACACCGTCGAGGAGATCGCCCGCGACAAGGCCAACGTCACCCCCGCGGAACGACCCCTCGTCACGGGCGCGACGGGGGCGGCCCTCGACGCCATCCGCGCCGACCACCCCGTCCTCACCGTCGGCCCGGAGGACGCGGACGTCTACGCCAGCGAGGGCGAGGTGGTCTCGCCGACGGCGTCGAAACTCTCGCTCGTCGGCCCGGACTGGGCCGTCGAGACGCGGACGCCCCTGCCGGGCGCGCACATGGCGACCAACGCGGGCATCGCCGCGACGCTCGCCAGACAGGTCGGGGACGCACTCGGCGTGGACGTGACCGAGGCCGACATCGCCGCGGGCGTCCGGAACGTCCACGCTCCCGGCCGGTTCGAGGTGATGGACCACGCGCCACTGACCGTCCTCGACGGGGCGCACAACCCGGACGCGTGTGTGAAACTGGCCGACACGCTCGAACGGCTCGAGTACGACTCGCTCCACCTCGTGTTCGGCGCGATGCGCGAGAAGGACCACCCCGCGATGTGCCGCGCGCTCCCGGCCGCCGACCGGGCGTACCTCGCGGAACCCGACGTGGAACGTGCCCGCGGGACGGACACGCTGGCGACCGTCTTCGACCGGGAGACGGACGCCGCCGTCGACACGTTCGACTCCGTCCTCGGGGCGCTGGAGGCCGCCTGCTGGGCGGCCGACCCGGGCGACTGTGTCCTCGCCACGGGGTCGCTCTACACCGTGGCGGAGGCCCGCGACCACTGGACGCGGAGTCCGCGTGTCGTGCGTACCGACTCGCACGGGGCCGCGCGTGAGGCGCTGGCCAGCGCGGACGTCCCCCGCGCCGTCCGGACGGACCGGGTGGACGCGATGGTCGACCGGACGCTCCGGTTCCACGTCCGCCGCGGGCGGGCGGGCGAACTGGTCGGTCGGATGCGCTCGCTCGGCGGGACGGGCGCCGTCTCGGGTATCGAGGCGGCCGACCAGCACGTCGAGGTGGTGCTGACGGGGACGCTCGACCAGTTCCGCGACCTCGTGCGGTACGTCCGGGCCTGCCCCGACGGCCGTCGCCTCGCGGGACGGGTGAACCGGGCGCTCGGTATCGGCACCGACGAGACGCCCGCCGCCTACCCCTGGCACGACGGCACCGCCGTCATGGGCATCCTGAACGTCACACCCGACTCCTTCCACGACGGCGGGGAGTACGACACCGTCCCGGCGGCCGTCGACCGGGCCGAGGCGATGGTCGTCGACGGCGCGGACATCGTCGACGTGGGTGGGGAGTCGACGCGCCCCGGTGCGGACCCGGTGCCGGCGGCCGAGGAGCGCGAGCGCGTGGTCCCGGTCGTCGAACGACTGGCCGACCTCGACACGTTCGTCTCGGTGGACACCCGGAAGGCGCTGGTGGCCGAGGCCGCACTCGAGGCCGGCGCCGACATGGTGAACGACGTGACCGGCCTCGGGGACGCGGCGATGCGCGAGGTGGTCGCCGCCCACGACGTGCCGGCCGTCGTGATGCACAGCCTCTCGGCACCGGTGGACCCGCACCACCGCTACGGTTACGACGACGTGGTCGACGACGTCCTCGAGGGGCTGACCGAGCGGGTGTTGCTTGCCGAGCGTGCGGGGATCGACCGCTCGAATCTGCTCCTCGACCCGGGGCTGGGGTTCGGCAAGCGGGCGGCCGAGAGCTTCGAGCTCCTGGACCGACTCTCCGAGTTCCGGGCGCTGGGGACGCCCGTGATGGTGGGACACTCCCACAAATCGATGTTCGAGGCGGTGGGGTGCGGTCCCGACGAGCGACTCGCACCCACCGTCGCCGCGACGGCCCTCGCGGCAGAACGCGGCGCGGACGTCGTCCGGGTCCACGACGTGGCCGAGAACGTCGCCGCCGTCGAGACGGCCCGGAAGACCCGGGGGGAGTGACCGGGCGCCGAACCACGACCTGTCAGGCCCTGGTGGGGTTGTGTGGACGTGCGGGTGCGCGGGCGCACCGGGCCGCCTGCTCCGGACTCGTCGTCGCTCCCCACACTGCCCGAGTGAGTCCCCGGATGGCGCGAGGATGGGCGTCTCGTCCGTGTTCGGGGTCCAGTGGGGTGGACTCGGCGTGGCGCAGCGACTACCGGTTCGACCCGCCGAGTCCCCGTGTTCCACGCACATCGTATACGGAATCTGTCAGGTATACGGCCTTTTAATATCGGGCGAGACCCGAACTCGTGAACGAACATGAGATTGCCAGACCCTAGCACGGGTATCGCGTCCGCAGACCTGACGTCGGGCGAGGCAGCCCCGGCGACGGCGGGTGGTCGGCGATGAGTTCGAAGCAGTTCCCGGCCTCGGCCGAGACGGTCATCCTCGGCGCGGGTATCGTCGGGAACAGTCTGGCGTACCACCTCGCTCGGTACGGTCGGGACGACATCGTCCTCGTCGACAAGGGGCCGCTCCCGGACCCGGGCGGCTCGACGGGCCACGCCTCGAACTTCCTGATGCCGGTCGAACACTCGAAGGAGATGACCCACCTCACACGGCGCTCCATCGAGCAGTACAAGGAGTTCGACACGTTCGTCAACTCGGGCGGTATCGAGGTGGCCCGCACGGACGAGCGGGTCGAGGAACTGAAACGCCGGGTGCAGTCGGCGAAGGCGTACGGCGAACCGGCCGAACTCCTCACGCCCGAGGAGGTGGAGGAGATGCTCCCGTACGTCAACACGGACATCATCAAGGCGGGGTTCTACAGCCCCGGTGCCGGCACCTGCGACCCGCTCCGGGCGGGCGAGGTGATGCGGGCCCGGGCCGACGCCATCGCCTCGGGCGAGGTCGCCCCCGAGAACGTGGGCGAGGTGCAGGCCGACGGCGGCGTCCAGACCCAGCGACCCGAGAGCACGGGGGGGCTCCACGTCTCGCCGAACACGGAGGTCCTCGACATCCACGTCGAACACGGTGAGGTACAGGCCGTCGAGACGGACCGCGGGACCGTCGAGGCCGACGAGGTCATCATCGCGGCGGGGCTCTGGAGCCCGAAGCTCGCGGAGATGGCGGGCGTCGACATCCCGCTCACGCCGGCCGTCCACCAGATGGTCAGCGTCGGGCCCATCTCCTTCTTCGAGGACTACGAGGGAGAGATCTCGTTCCCGGTGCTGCGTGACATGGACACCCAGATGTACGAGCGACAGCACGGCAACGACCTCGAGGTCGGCTCCTACCAGCACCGGCCCATCCTCTGGGACGTCGACGACGTGCCCTCCATCGACGAGGCACCGCTGTCGCCGACCCAGCCGCCGCTCACGGACGACGCGTTCGAGCAGTCGATGGCCGACGCCCTCGAGATCGTGCCGGATCTGCTCGACGACCCGAACGCGGGCATCCGCCACGAGATAGACGGCCTGCTCTCGCAGACGCCCGACGGCGGCCCGCTCCTCGGCCCACTGCAGGACGTCGAGGGGCTGTGGTCGGCCGCGGCCGTCTGGATCAAGGAGGCGCCGGCCATCGGCGAGGCCATCGCCCAGCTGATGACGCGGGGCTACTCCGACATCGACATCCACGCCTCGGACGTCAACCGGTTCTACCACTACGGCACCTCGCGGGAGTTCGTGAAGAACCGCGCCCACGAGGGGTTCAAGAAGACGTACGGCATCGTCCACCCGGCCGAGCAGTGGCAGTCCTCGCGGCCGCTCCGGACGAGTCCGTTCTACCACCGGCAGGACGACCTCGACGCACGGTTCTTCGAGGCCGCCGGCTGGGAACGACCCCAGTGGTACGAGTCCAACGAGGACCTCCTCGAGGAGTACAGCGAGGAACTCGAGGGGCTGGACCGCCCCAACGAGTGGGACTCCCGCTGGTGGGACGAGACCATCCTCGCCGAGCACCTCCACATGCGTGACAAGGTGGCGATGGTCGGCGACATGGGCTTCGGCATCTTCGACCTCCGTGGCGACGACGTGACGGCGTACCTCGAGGGGATGGTCGTCGGCCGCGTCGACGTCGACGTCGGCAAGACCGTCTACACGCCCGTCCTCGCGCCGAACGGGGGGTTCGTCTCGGACCTCACCATCGCGCGGCTCGGCGAGGACCACTACCGGGTCGTGACCGGCGGTGCGGCGGCCGGCTCCGACCGTTCGTGGTTCCAGAGCCACATCCCCGAGGACGCGGACGTGAAGCTCATCGATAACAGCGAGGCGCTCTGCACGCTCGGGGTCTGGGGGCCGGACGCCCGCGACCTCGTCCAGAGCGTCACCGAGGAGGACGTGTCCCACGAGGCGTTCCCGCCGTACACGGCCCAGGAGATCACCGTCGGCGAGGTGGACGCGTGGGCGATGCGCCTCTCGTACGTCGGCGAACTGGGCTGGGAGATATACGCCCCGATGGGGCAGGGCCAGCGGCTCTGGGACGTCCTCTGGGAGGCCGGACAGGAGTACGACGTCCGCCCGGTCGGGATGGGCGTCTACGGGACCACCGGCCGACTGGAGAAGGGCTACCGCCTGTTCGGCCACGAACTCGAGTCCGAGTACGACCCCTCGGAGGCCGGGCTGACCTTCCACGGTGTGAAGGACGCCGACTTCGTCGGGAAGGAGGCGTACGCCGAGGCCATCGAGGAGGACGACGCGGCGACGCTCTGTACGCTCTCGGTCGACGACCACACCTCGGAGTCCGGCGAGCGCCGGTTCATGCTCGGCGGTGAACCCATCGTCGACGAGGACGGCGAGGTCATCGTCGACGAGGAGGGCCGCGAGTCCTACGTGACGAGCGCGGGCACCGGCCCGACGGTCGGGAAGCACCTGCTGATGGCGTACCTGCCGCCGGAGTACGCGGAGGAGGGCCAGCAACTGCAGGTGGAGTACTTCGACGAGACGTACCCGGTGACCGTCGAGGTGGCCGGGAGCCGACCGCTGTTCGATCCGGAGAACGAGCGCATCCGGTCCTGAACCGGCGGCGCTCGACCCGGATCCGACTCGCCCCTGACGACCACACGACCCACAGCACACGAAGGAACATGGATACACTAGCTTGTGTCAAGCGCGTACCGGACACCGGTGCGAAGATCGTACTGACCGACGACCAACGAGCCATCGACACGTCCAACCTCGGGTTCACGATGAGCCCGCACGAGGAGTGTGGTCTGGAGGAGGCGGTGCAGATCGCCCAGGACACCGGCGGGACGGCGACGGCACTCACCCTCGGCACCGCGGAGGCCGACGAACAGCTCCGGACCGCGCTGGCGATGCAGGCCGACGAGGCGGTGTTGCTCGAGACCGAGGAGCGCGAGTGGGGGCCCCTCGACACCGCGACGGCCATCGCCGACTACGTCCGGGAGACGGACGACGAGTACGACCTCCTCCTGTTCGGCACGGAGTCGGCGGACAACGGGAACTACCAGGTCCCCATCCACGTCGCCACGCAGCTCGGCCTGCCGGTGGTGACGGCCATCAAGCACATCGAGGTGGAAGACGACACGGTGGTCGCCCGACGCGAGGCGGGCGGCGGCGAGGAGGTGTACGAGCTGGAGACGCCCGCCGTCGTCGGCGTCAAGGAGGGACTGAACGAGCCGCGCTACCCGTCGATGCGCTCGAAGATGCGCGCCCGGCAACAGGAGGTCGAACAGCACCACCCCGAACCGGGCGGCCGCGACCGGCTGGAGATGGTCCGGCTGGAGGCGCCCGAACAGGACGAGGGCACCGCCGAGATACTCGGCGAGGGGCCGGAGGCGACGCCACGTATCGTCGAGATACTGCAGGAGGACCTGGAGGTGCTCTGACGATGGTGCTCGCACTGGTGGAACACGAGGCGGGCGTGCCGGAGGACTCGTCGCTGGAGATGCTGACGCTGGCCCGTGGCGTGGCCGAGGAGACGGACGAACCGCTCACGGCCGTCGTCGTGGGCGCGGAGGCGGCGGGCGTGGCCGACGACCTCGGTACCTACGGCGTGGAGACGGTGTACGTCGTCGACCACGAACGACTCGACGACTACGCGCCGGTGGCGTGGGCCACGAGCGTCGACCAGCTGGCGGCCGACCTCGACCCGGACGCCGTCGTCGCGCCCGGGAGCACCCGTGGGCACGAGGTGCTCGCGCACGTCGCGGCGCGCCGAGAGCAGTCGATGGCCGCGAACTGTATCGAGGTGACGACGGGCGAGGAGTACGAGCTCACCCGCCAGCGCTGGGGCGGGACGCTGCTGGAGGAGGCTCGTCTCGGCGGCGACACGAAACTGCTGACGGCGGCCGCTCACGAGGTGAGCGCCGAACCGGCCGACTCGCCGACGGAGCCTGCCGTCGAGTCGTTCGACCCGTCGCTCGACGAGGAGGCGTTCGAGGTGCGCGTGACGCGCCACGAGGCGTCCGACGTGGAGGGCGTGCCACTCGGCGAGGCACGCGTCGTCGTCGGCGGTGGTCGCGGCGTGGGCGGCCCCGACGGCTACGACCAGCTCGAGGAGCTCGCGGACCTCCTCGGCGGGGCGGTGGGTGCCTCCCGCGCCGCGGTCAACGAGGGGTGGCGGCCCCACGACGACCAGGTGGGACAGACGGGGGCGAAGATCTCGCCGAAGCTCTACGTCGCCTGTGGCATCTCGGGTGCCGTCCAGCACATGGTGGGCTGCAAGGGTGCCGAGAACATCCTCGCCATCAACACCGACCCCGAGGCGGCCATCATCCAGAAGGCACGTTGGGCCGTCGTCGGTGACCTCCACGAGGTGGTGCCGGAGCTCAACGAGTCCATCCGCTCGGCCAACTGAGGCCCGGTCTCCTCTTCCTGTCGCTCGAGGTTCAGGTTACGGTTCGGTCGGTAGCGTCAGCACTCGTGGCGTGAGCACGCCGAGAAACGGTCGGGTGACGAGACGTCGGTCGCGGTGGTTACTCGCGGCGGATGCGGGCGAACAGGTCGCCACGTTCGCGGAACAGACCGGTGACGAATCGCTCGACGAGCGTGGTGTCAGTGGGCGCCGCCCCAGCCGGGAGGTAGAACTGGCGCTCGGTCTGTGCTTCGGTGGAACCTGTGGAGTCGGTGCGTTCCATACTCGTGTTGGGTGTCCTGACGGTTTAACGATTTCGAAGATATCTTTACGAAATCCGAATTCGGATTCGTGATAGTGAAAGGTTCACACGGATTGTCCCGGTCACCCCCTCGCTGGGGGCCGGCGCGGGACAATCCTTTTCCTCGGGACACACCTCCGTCCGGTGGATGAGTGACGCGCCGTCGCGGATGCTCCGAGTCGACCTGTCGGCGGAGCGTGTCGTCTCGGAGACGGTGCCCCCGTCGTGGCGGCGGCGCTACCTCGGGGGGAAGGGCCTCGGCGCACGCTACCTCTACGACGAGCTGGCGCCCGGGACGGACCCGCTGGGCCCCGGGAACGCGCTCCTGTTCGTCCTCGGCCCACTCACGGGGGCGCTCCCGGGCGAACAGCGCTACGCGGCGGTGACGAAGTCGCCGCTCACGGGTGCGTTCCTCGACTCCTACGCCGGGGGCACGTTCCCCGCGAGGCTGGCAGGGTCGCTCGACGACCACCTCGGGGTGCTGGTGACCGGACGCGCCGAGGCACCGGTCCGGCTGGTCGTCGGCGACGGCGACGCCCGCGTCGAACCCGCCGAGACGTGGGGCGCGGACGCCGTGGAGACGGCACGCCAGTTCCCGGACGCGAGCGTCGCCTGCATCGGCCCGGCGGGCGAGAACCGCGTCACCTTCGCCACCATCGCCTCCGACGAGGCGGAACACCACGCCGGACGCGGCGGGGCGGGTGCCGTGATGGGTGCCAAGCGGCTGAAGGCCGTCGTCGCGTCCGGCGACCCACCGGCGGTCCCCGAGTCGGTGGCCGCATTGCGCGACCGGGACACCGGGCGGTTCACCGAGAGTCACACGGGGCGGTGGCTGGCGGCCTCGGGGACGCTGGAGACGGTCGACTTCGCCGACGAGACGGGCGTGCTCGCGGCCCGTGGCTGGCAGGAGCGGGGCTTCGACGGCGCCGACGACGTGGGTATCGATGCGGCCCGCGAGGCGGCGACGGGCCGCGAGCACGACGGCCCCGTCCCCGGCGGCTTCCGGGTCGAGACGGCCGCCGGCGAGACCGTCCCGCGGGGTGCCACCGGGATGAGTCTCGGGGCGGGCCTCGGCATCGACGAGTTCGACGCCGTCGCCGAACTGGGCGAGTGGTGCAACCGCCTCGGGCTCGACCTCATCGACGGGGGGAACGCGGTGGCCTGGGCCGCCCGTGCCGTCGAGGCGGGCCTCCTCGACCGCGACCTGTCGTTCGGCGACCCGGACGGTGCCCGGGCGCTCCTCGGCGAGATCGCGACCCGCGAGTCGAGGGTAGGCGACGCGCTCGCCGACGGGGTGGCGGTGGCCGCGAGGCGGTTCGGCGGCGAGGCGTTCGTCCCCTCGGTCAAGGAGATGTCGCTGCCCGCGTACGACCCGCGCGGGGCGGCGAGCATGGCGCTGGCGTACGCGACGAGCGACCGGGGTGGCTGTCACCGTCGTGCCCGTCCGGTCGAACGGGAGGTGTTCGACGGGCCGTGGGACCCGGACCGGGCGGCCGAGGCCGTCGTCGCCGCACAGGACGCCCGCGCGCTCCGCTGGAGTCTCGTGGCCGACGACTTCGCGGGCGAGGCGGTGGACGTCCCGGCGTGGCTGGCGGCGGTCGGAGCCCCGCACGGCGACCTC includes the following:
- a CDS encoding formate--tetrahydrofolate ligase, which gives rise to MSPPDESGSSIPNDYEIAQSVEKRHIADVVEPFGLDREDLELQGEYKAKVKLDAIERATAEKEDDGKLVLVTGMTPTPLGEGKTVTTVGLGQAFNHIDKDALIAIREPSLGPVFGVKGGAAGGGWSQVLPMEDINLHFTGDLHALTSAHNLVSTMLDNHIKQGNELDIAVNWVNWPRAIDMNDRVLRETVVGLGGDVTGIPREDGFILTAASEMMAVLCLADSLQDLKERVSRIIVAYDEDGEPVTADDIDATGPVTILLRDALKPNVVQTIEGTPAFVHGGPFANIAHGTNSLMADELASSLSEYLVTEAGFGSDLGAEKFMNIVCRFGEMEPDAVTLVASVRALKYHGQEMWPPDLDELEAEDVGMVRRGLANLDKHVRNLQKFGVPVVVAVNRFPGDTDAEVQAVIDHCKDLGIRAAESNVFSDGGEGGVELAEQVVDAAETPSDFTPLYDLDVPIKQKIETIATEIYGADGVEYHGSAEDDIERLTDHGFDDVPICMSKTFHSLSDDPSKKGAPDDWTLEVTEVYPSAGAGFLVALTGDVLTLPGLPSEPAAANMDIDADGTISGLF
- a CDS encoding trimethylamine methyltransferase family protein encodes the protein MDHDGTATGLPSLDRLDEEECTAIHEASMRILEEFGVKLGHERARSLLESHGGHVDERDVVTVPREVVEDAVRAAPSSFTLHARNPANDVVVGGDGPPVRTPGYGPPNVRTYAEGRRPATRADYERLVKLAQVETAIGCTGYRVCEPPAIDEATGHYEMLERALTLTDKPVMGPTYGEERARACMEMVGIATGDPELARPYVAGLVNTVPPRSLEREMLGGLLTYAEHGQPPIVSSFTVAGASGPPTLAASLAQANAENLLAITLTQLVNPGTPVVYGVPTATVDPRYGSLSIGTPESALFVAAAARLATFYGLPSRAGGGLSDAKSVDHQSGFESMFLQTVTDFAGIDFVLNAAGILESYSTISPEKFVLDCEAMRCLDRFREGFAVDEAHLDLERIGGTDPAGHFVGAAGSAAGGESGFFRSAFVDKRAHRDWADDGGKSAFEQAHERVERRLAAYERPPMDADAERELAAYVAEHGGD
- the folP gene encoding dihydropteroate synthase gives rise to the protein MEYHEAVNRLERLRRLRPKLGVGTTASLLETLGDPQEGLPAVQVAGSNGKGSTARTLERVLREAGLTVGLYTSPDLNDLRERIRVRGQKIPKHEVSRFVEVAWPEIVDRSVEGDEPTFFETFTALALWRFDRSDVDVAVLEVGIGGRYDATSVVDPVASAVTSVSLEHTEILGDTVEEIARDKANVTPAERPLVTGATGAALDAIRADHPVLTVGPEDADVYASEGEVVSPTASKLSLVGPDWAVETRTPLPGAHMATNAGIAATLARQVGDALGVDVTEADIAAGVRNVHAPGRFEVMDHAPLTVLDGAHNPDACVKLADTLERLEYDSLHLVFGAMREKDHPAMCRALPAADRAYLAEPDVERARGTDTLATVFDRETDAAVDTFDSVLGALEAACWAADPGDCVLATGSLYTVAEARDHWTRSPRVVRTDSHGAAREALASADVPRAVRTDRVDAMVDRTLRFHVRRGRAGELVGRMRSLGGTGAVSGIEAADQHVEVVLTGTLDQFRDLVRYVRACPDGRRLAGRVNRALGIGTDETPAAYPWHDGTAVMGILNVTPDSFHDGGEYDTVPAAVDRAEAMVVDGADIVDVGGESTRPGADPVPAAEERERVVPVVERLADLDTFVSVDTRKALVAEAALEAGADMVNDVTGLGDAAMREVVAAHDVPAVVMHSLSAPVDPHHRYGYDDVVDDVLEGLTERVLLAERAGIDRSNLLLDPGLGFGKRAAESFELLDRLSEFRALGTPVMVGHSHKSMFEAVGCGPDERLAPTVAATALAAERGADVVRVHDVAENVAAVETARKTRGE